Proteins co-encoded in one Medicago truncatula cultivar Jemalong A17 chromosome 8, MtrunA17r5.0-ANR, whole genome shotgun sequence genomic window:
- the LOC120577583 gene encoding uncharacterized protein, whose translation MGYDQDHILEQQHIPDDNDIAAAAAPTMLAVEPPFLGGPENISLLHSYANHVALPLWYNSDSVRKARIVKPINHGAKVLSLGRSNGNQDWFWDPLRESGLHDLVYLGYATVPHALLMTLCERWHPETSTFHMPLGEMTVTLDDVASLMHLQIEGRMLSHGKKMLKHEGAALMVRHLGVSQ comes from the exons ATGGGGTATGATCAGGATCATATACTAGAGCAGCAGCATATACCAGATGATAatgacattgcagcagcggCTGCCCCAACAATGTTAGCTGTGGAGCCTCCCTTTCTTGGAGGACCGGAAAATATATCTCTGCTGCACTCTTATGCCAACCATGTGGCATTGCCGCTTTGGTATAATTCAGATAgc gttcgtaaggCGCGTATTGTAAAACCAATTAATCATGGGGCTAAGGTTTTGAGTCTCGGACGTTCAAACGGGAATCAGGattggttttgggatccgcTTAGGGAGAGCGGGTTACATGATTTGGTTTACCTGGGCTACGCCACTGTGCCTCATGCTTTGCTGATGACtctatgcgagaggtggcatcccgAGACCAGCACTTTTCACATGCCcttgggggagatgactgtgactttggatgatgtcgcatCTCTTATGCATCTTCAGATTGAAGGACGGATGTTGagccatgggaagaagatgTTGAAACATGAGGGAGCGGCACTAATGGTGAGGCACTTGGGTGTGTCGCAGTAG
- the LOC25501831 gene encoding NDR1/HIN1-like protein 6, whose amino-acid sequence MSRRETNPHFSRPLRPQHEDQMQPPISIVPHEHHRGQPPIPTVPHQHRRGQPPIPTVPHHPRGQPSIPTVPPQHHHGQPPLPVAAPIQDVSHHPQPHFPLPHHHEDHVPLRADHDSRFPLHLEQEDHHQPPSLQVPRKGNRISQPPRGGSRKKHRDQDLRPGKSRVNFQEPSVIPPPLDHPPEPRRQLTPHQERRHGGIRFPKEQKSPPLTWMGACLCVIFWLIIIIGGIIVLIVYLVFRPQIPHFDVSSVTLNAAYLDVGYLLNADLTMLTNFTNPNKKVHVDFSSVIIYLYYGSTLIATQYVEPFSAARVQSRFAYIHMVTSQVQLPLNEAQRLVKQMESNGVLLEVRGVFRARSKLGTILRYSYNLYGRCSIMVARPPEGIMMKRKCRTKR is encoded by the coding sequence ATGTCTCGTCGAGAAACCAACCCTCACTTTTCTAGACCACTGCGACCTCAGCATGAAGATCAAATGCAACCACCAATTTCAATAGTGCCACACGAACACCACCGTGGCCAACCACCAATTCCAACAGTGCCACACCAACACCGCCGTGGCCAACCACCCATTCCAACAGTGCCACACCACCCCCGTGGCCAACCATCCATTCCAACAGTGCCACCCCAACACCATCATGGCCAACCACCTCTTCCCGTAGCAGCACCTATACAAGATGTATCTCATCATCCCCAACCTCATTTTCCATTGCCACACCATCATGAAGATCATGTTCCATTGCGTGCAGATCATGATAGTCGTTTTCCCCTTCACCTTGAGCAAGAAGATCATCACCAACCACCTAGTTTACAAGTTCCACGCAAGGGAAACCGCATCAGCCAACCACCGCGTGGAGGCTCGCGCAAAAAGCATCGAGATCAAGATCTTCGGCCAGGCAAATCAAGGGTAAATTTTCAAGAGCCATCAGTAATACCACCACCGCTTGATCACCCTCCTGAGCCTCGGCGGCAATTGACACCGCACCAAGAGCGGCGTCATGGTGGTATAAGGTTTCCTAAAGAACAAAAATCACCACCTTTAACTTGGATGGGCGCTTGCTTGTGTGTAATATTTTGGCTTATCATTATCATAGGAGGCATAATAGTCCTCATAGTGTACTTGGTTTTTCGTCCACAAATTCCACATTTTGATGTGTCTAGTGTCACCCTAAATGCTGCATACCTTGATGTTGGTTATCTACTCAATGCTGATTTAACTATGCTGACAAACTTcacaaatccaaacaaaaaagtgCATGTGGATTTCAGCTCAGTGATCATTTATCTGTACTATGGAAGCACCCTTATTGCTACTCAATATGTTGAGCCTTTCTCAGCTGCAAGGGTTCAATCAAGATTTGCATATATTCATATGGTCACTAGTCAAGTTCAGTTGCCATTAAATGAGGCACAGAGGCTTGTGAAACAAATGGAAAGCAATGGCGTTTTGCTTGAAGTGAGGGGGGTTTTCAGGGCAAGATCAAAACTAGGAACCATCTTAAGGTATTCATATAACCTTTATGGCCGTTGCAGTATCATGGTGGCACGCCCTCCTGAAGGGATAATGATGAAAAGGAAGTGCAGAACGAAACGCTGA
- the LOC25501832 gene encoding pentatricopeptide repeat-containing protein At1g13040, mitochondrial produces MYHSVAARRLLYRSTISYYVKSGLIDTAIQLFDEMSQSNCRLFSIDYNRFIGVLLRHSHLNLAENYYHHHVIPNGFSLTPFTYSRFITALCSVKNFLLIESLLRDMDDLGIVPDIWAFNIYLNILCRENRLETALQLFQTMPLKGRKPDVVSYTIIIDALCKVKRFDEVVHVWRKLIDSGLKPDFKVCAALVVGLCSGGYVDLAYELVVGVISGGVEVNCLVYNALIHGFYKMGKKDKAEAIRGFMSKNGCAPDLVTYNILLNYGCDEVTVDEAERLVETMERSGMADLYSYNELLKAFCKAYQVDRAYLYMVNKMQSKGVCDAVSYNTIIVAFCKVRRTERAYELYEEMCRKGIQPDVVTFTVLIKAFLRKGGSNVANKLLVEMKAMRIVPDVIFYTTVVDHQCKSGNIDKAYGVFCDMVENGVSPDVVSYNAIINGFCKASRVMGAWRLYEEMQVKGLDPDEVTFNLIVGVLIQGNKISEAYRVWDQMMEKGFTLNGDLSNILVNAVQSRDGT; encoded by the coding sequence ATGTATCACAGTGTCGCTGCAAGGCGCCTACTATACCGTTCTACAATATCATACTACGTTAAATCCGGTCTCATCGACACTGCAATCCAACTGTTCGACGAAATGTCCCAATCAAATTGTCGCTTATTCAGCATCGATTACAATCGCTTCATCGGCGTTCTCCTCCGTCACTCTCACCTCAACCTCGCCGAAAATTACTACCACCACCATGTCATCCCCAATGGTTTTTCTCTCACCCCATTCACCTACTCACGTTTCATTACTGCACTCTGCTCCGTCAAGAATTTCTTGCTCATTGAATCCCTCCTCCGCGATATGGACGATCTTGGCATCGTTCCTGATATTTGGGCTTTTAATATCTATCTCAACATTCTCTGCCGTGAAAATCGGTTAGAAACTGCACTTCAATTGTTTCAAACAATGCCTTTGAAGGGAAGAAAGCCTGATGTTGTTAGTTATACTATTATTATTGATGCATTGTGTAAAGTGAAGAGGTTTGATGAGGTCGTGCATGTTTGGCGTAAGTTGATTGATAGTGGTTTGAAGCCTGATTTTAAGGTATGTGCTGCACTTGTTGTTGGTTTGTGTAGTGGTGGCTATGTTGATTTAGCTTACGAgcttgttgttggtgtcattagtGGTGGTGTTGAGGTGAATTGTTTGGTTTATAATGCTTTGATTCATGGGTTTTATAAGATGGGTAAAAAAGATAAGGCGGAAGCGATTAGAGGGTTTATGAGTAAGAATGGGTGTGCACCCGATTTGGTtacttataatattttgttgaattatggttgtGATGAAGTTACGGTTGATGAGGCGGAGAGGTTGGTGGAGACTATGGAGAGGAGTGGTATGGCTGATTTGTATAGTTATAATGAGTTGCTTAAGGCGTTTTGTAAGGCGTACCAGGTGGATAGGGCTTATTTATATATGGTTAACAAGATGCAGAGTAAAGGGGTGTGTGATGCTGTTTCTTACAATACTATTATTGTGGCTTTTTGCAAAGTGAGGCGGACTGAGAGAGCTTATGAGTTGTACGAGGAAATGTGTAGGAAAGGGATTCAGCCAGACGTGGTGACGTTCACTGTGCTTATAAAAGCGTTTTTAAGGAAAGGTGGTTCCAATGTTGCTAACAAGCTTCTTGTTGAAATGAAAGCGATGAGGATTGTTCCTGACGTAATATTCTACACCACAGTAGTTGATCATCAGTGCAAGTCCGGGAATATTGATAAGGCTTATGGTGTTTTTTGTGACATGGTGGAGAATGGAGTGAGTCCAGATGTGGTCTCATACAATGCAATCATAAATGGGTTTTGCAAGGCTTCTAGAGTTATGGGAGCTTGGCGTCTATACGAAGAAATGCAGGTTAAAGGATTAGATCCGGACGAGGTCACTTTCAACTTGATAGTTGGAGTGCTCATTCAGGGAAACAAAATTTCAGAGGCATATAGGGTTTGGGATCAGATGATGGAAAAAGGCTTTACACTTAATGGAGATCTTTCTAATATTCTAGTGAATGCTGTTCAGTCAAGAGATGGCACATGA
- the LOC25501830 gene encoding paramyosin, which yields MSGAGDVDADSVLSDVEDDGADPIPITSNSPPPDEVSVEKLREILAELDQEKQARIAAEKAKTELQTSFNRLKVLAQEAIRKRDEFGRLRDDAVREKEESTKLLEETVRQLEESAKERQGLRSEIEKSSHMMVTGIEKISGKVNGFGGSGSALPRSQKYTGMAAVTYGVIKRANEIVEELLKQNDASVKARDQAREQIEQRNYEIAIEVSQLEATISDLRDEVAKKTAAVEGLEKDLVVKDEKLNEVSESLRKEESAGLQLKEFVNNLESKMESLRPLLIDQLNFVSKIHNQICSVYKIVDDAGYSELSESLFVAQETDIDENVRASLAGMESIHELTRIVVQKVRDVVEEKNREIQSLDETVNRLVKEKDQIGSLLRSALSKRMASNPSSNELFLAAENGLREVGIDFKFSKILGDGKLAASNDKPNKTEKEEEDEIYTLAGALEDVVKASQLEIIELQHTVNELRAELSSLKQHIEAQAKELDHRMHRVEELEEKERVANENIEGLMMDIAAAEEEINRWKLAAEQEAAAGTGVEQQFVAQLSTLKQELEEAKQSMLESDKKLKFKEETAAAAMAARDAAEKSLKLADLRSSRLRDRVEELTHQLEEFENREDLRGRNRPRYVCWPWQWLGMDFVGIQQRTDTQQQTASNEMELSEPLL from the exons atgtcCGGCGCCGGCGACGTAGATGCCGATTCGGTGCTCAGCGACGTCGAGGACGACGGCGCCGACCCAATTCCGATCACATCAAATTCACCTCCACCGGATGAAGTCTCCGTCGAAAAACTCCGCGAGATTCTCGCCGAGCTTGATCAGGAAAAGCAAGCACGCATCGCCGCCGAGAAAGCCAAAACGGAGTTACAGACTTCATTCAACCGATTGAAGGTGCTTGCTCAAGAAGCCATACGGAAGCGCGATGAATTCGGCCGGTTGCGTGATGATGCTGTTAGGGAGAAGGAAGAGTCGACGAAGCTTCTAGAAGAAACGGTGAGGCAACTAGAGGAATCAGCGAAGGAGCGGCAAGGATTACGATCGGAGATTGAGAAATCGAGTCATATGATGGTTACTGGAATTGAGAAGATTTCTGGTAAGGTGAATGGTTTTGGTGGCAGTGGAAGCGCGTTGCCACGGTCGCAGAAATATACCGGTATGGCTGCGGTGACATATGGTGTTATAAAGAGAGCGAATGAGATTGTTGAAGAGTTGTTGAAACAGAATGATGCGAGTGTTAAGGCTAGGGATCAAGCTAGGGAACAGATTGAACAGAGGAATTATGAGATTGCTATTGAGGTTTCGCAGTTGGAAGCAACTATTAGTGATTTGAGAGATGAGGTTGCGAAGAAAACCGCAGCCGTTGAGGGTTTGGAGAAGGATTTGGTTGTTAAGGATGAGAAGTTGAATGAGGTTTCTGAGAGTTTAAGGAAGGAAGAGAGTGCGGGTTTGCAGTTGAAGGAGTTTGTTAATAATTTGGAATCAAAGATGGAATCGTTGAGGCCTTTGTTGATTGATCAGTTGAATTTCGTGTCTAAGATTCACAACCAGATTTGTAGTGTTTATAAGATTGTTGATGATGCGGGTTATTCGGAGCTTTCTGAGTCGTTGTTTGTGGCGCAAGAAACGGATATTGATGAGAATGTACGCGCCTCTTTGGCTGGGATGGAATCTATACATGAGTTGACTAGGATTGTTGTTCAAAAAGTTAGGGATGTGGTTGAGGAGAAAAATCGTGAGATCCAGAGTTTAGACGAGACTGTGAATAGGTTAGTAAAGGAAAAGGATCAAATTGGTTCTTTGCTTAGAAGTGCTTTGTCAAAGAGGATGGCATCCAATCCGTCTtcaaatgagttgtttttagcGGCAGAAAATGGGTTGAGGGAGGTTGGTATAGATTTCAAATTTAGCAAGATTCTTGGAGATGGAAAGCTTGCAGCTTCAAATGACAAGCCAAACAAAAcggaaaaagaagaagaggatgaaatATACACTTTG GCTGGTGCTCTGGAGGATGTTGTTAAGGCATCTCAGCTTGAGATCATTGAGCTGCAGCACACTGTGAATGAATTAAG GGCAGAGTTGAGTTCACTTAAGCAGCACATAGAAGCCCAGGCCAAAGAACTCGACCACAGAATGCACCGGGTGGAGGAACTTGAAGAGAAGGAAAGAGTGGCAAATGAAAAT ATTGAGGGGCTAATGATGGACATTGCGGCTGCTGAAGAAGAAATTAACAGATGGAAATTAGCAGCAGAGCAAGAAGCTGCTGCAGGCACAGGTGTTGAACAGCAATTTGTGGCACAG TTGTCAACGCTCAAGCAGGAACTTGAAGAGGCAAAGCAATCGATGTTGGAATctgacaagaaattaaaattcaaagaaGAGACAGCAGCTGCTGCCATGGCAGCCAGAGATGCAGCAGAGAAATCTCTCAAGTTAGCAGACTTGAGGTCTTCTAGACTAAGGGACAGAGTGGAAGAGCTCACTCATCAGCTCGAAGAGTTTGAGAACAGAGAAGACTTGAGAGGCCGAAATAGGCCTAGATATGTATGCTGGCCATGGCAGTGGCTCGGCATGGACTTTGTTGGAATTCAGCAGCGGACTGATACGCAACAGCAAACGGCTTCTAACGAAATGGAGCTTTCCGAACCTCTCTTATaa